The stretch of DNA CCAAAAGCTATTTGAGAACAGGAATCCAATACTTTTCGTTCAAATAGGGTCATAAAACTTAAATCCAGGGGGATATCGATTTTCTGTCTTCGATGAGAAAAATACTCTTCCAATTTTTCTCTTGCCTCGGAGATCAAGTTATTGTCGAAGACCACATTTATTGCGGGATATATCTCCTCAACTTTTTCAGCGAATTCTTCGATAGACTCAGAATCGGTGCTCACCCGGCAAATTCCCCGATCAGACAGAGCAAGGTACACCCGCCCAAGAGGGGTGTTGTCGACGTATCCGATAACTATTGAGTTTGACTGATGCACTATTATCCTAACTTGATTACCGACTTAAATCTATGGTTATTTACGTCAAAAATCTTAAAATGTTTTGCCGGATCTTATTCTTCATTCGGCAATATCGCTATTTTGGATTGTCTTACCCCTTCTTCCGGATTAACCCGGGAAAGCACTATCATCCCGATAATCAAAAACACTATGAGCGAACTAATACTTGCGCGGGCGCTCCCGAAGAGCTGCCCCACAAGGGCAAATGTCAGGGGACCTAATATGGAGGCGAACTTGTTGCTTATCGCAAAAAAGCCGAAAAACTCGGCGCTGTTCTGCTTCGGAATAAAAGAGGCATAAAGCGATCTGCTTATAGCCTGGGTGCCTCCTAACACGAGTCCTGCCGTACCTGCGAGCACCCAGAACTCGAGGGCGGTCTCGATAAAATAAGCGTAAATCACGATAGCCGACCACACGAATAAAGTGAGCATGATCGAATTCTTAGCCCCGAATCGTGTAGCGATTTTGGCGAAAACCAGCGAGCCGGGCAGTG from Candidatus Neomarinimicrobiota bacterium encodes:
- a CDS encoding methylated-DNA--[protein]-cysteine S-methyltransferase, with the protein product MSTDSESIEEFAEKVEEIYPAINVVFDNNLISEAREKLEEYFSHRRQKIDIPLDLSFMTLFERKVLDSCSQIAFGETVSYGELALRAGNPKASRAVGNVMKKNPLPIVIPCHRVIAASGKIGGYTGGLHKKRTLLALENIYIS